The following nucleotide sequence is from Synchiropus splendidus isolate RoL2022-P1 chromosome 14, RoL_Sspl_1.0, whole genome shotgun sequence.
acgagtgggtgaacacatgagaccaacagtgacgacaagtgggtgaacacatgagaccaacgtagacgacaagtgggtgaacacatgagaccaacgtagacgacaagtgggtgaacacatgagaccaacagtgacgacaagtgggtgaacacatgagaccaacagtgacgacaagtgggtgaacacatgagaccaacagtgacgacaagtgggtgaacacatgagaccaacagtgacgacaagtgggtgaacacatgagaccaacgtagacgacaagtgggtgaacacatgagaccaacgtagacgacaagtgggtgaacacatgagaccaacagtgacgacaagtgggtgaacacatgagaccaacagtgacgacaaatgggtgaacacatgagaccaacAGTGACGACAAGTGGGTGAAGTTGCTGGAGGGTGTGAaacagtggatgaggaggagagctgctcttCATTACTGCTCACTCTTCTATAGCAGAGTCAATAACCCCAGCGCTGACATTCACATTCCAGCAGCGTCTGCCGGGCCCCAGTCCTGACGCCGCCCAGGAGCCAGGCCTGTTCCCGACCCAGACACCGGCAGCACCGGACCGGAAGAGTGCGAGCGGAGAGCAGAGCGGCGGAGCAGGAGCCAGACACGTGACCCGACGCCTGACATGAGCCCGACCGAGCAGTAAGACTGGTCCTCCGCGCTGCAATAGCAACATGACACAGCGGTGAGGAGACCCTGGGCTTCACCGTCTCACCTCGGGAACCATGGATCAGTCTGCAGCTGTCGTCTCCAAGGTTCTGCTGGATCATGAACCGAGCCTTTGTGAGGCCGCCGGAGGCCGACGCGAGCTTCGGGATCAGAGGAGAAGGACGACGGCTGGATGTTCTCGCCCCAACACTTGGATGGCTGGTCCTGCTGAAGAGAGTGTGACGTCCTGATGACATGGACGTGCAGTGTTGACCCCTTCAGacgcttcatcctctcacaacagTCCGAGTCCCAGTGGTCGGGACCAAAACAAGTCCTTGCTTCACAAGAGgcagctcttcttcctcagaaaccCTGGACCAGCTCCTCAGTATCGGTGCCTCCAGtgacgccactagatggcgctggcGTTTGCCCCACAGATGGAAGCCTTGTCAGAGTCACAGCGGGTTCCGTGCCTGGACACACAGAGCTAATTCTGTTCagctgtttttctccaggtggatTGGAAACCAATCGCTCCCATCGGGTCCGGTGTCTCCATCGTGCTGGATCCTGGACTTGGGCCTGGCCTGTGACCTCCAGGCTCCAGGTCGTGGTGCTCCTGAAACTGTGCAGACAGCTTCTCGTGACTGTGACCTCAGTGGACTGCTGAGGTGCCCGGGATGTGGGGCGTAGCACCTTCTGGTTCTGCTGGCTGACATGAGTCCTGCTGAACTCTGTCCTGAAGGGAACATTGGGCTCTGGGCTGAGTGACTGTTACTGAGTTACTGCGAAGCCTCACGACGACCATCACTGTGTGAGTCCATGCGTGaatccaggtgtgagtccatgtgtgagtccatgtgtgagtccatgcgtgaatccaggtgtgagtccatgtgtgagtccatgtgtgagtccatgtgtgagtccaggtgtgagtccatgtgtgagtccatgtgtgagtccatgtgtgagtccatgtgtgagtccatgtgtgagtccatgtgtgagtccaggtgtgagtccatgtgtgagtccatgtgtgagtccaggtgtgagtccatgtgtgagtccaggtgtgagtccaggtgtgagtccatgtgtgagtccatgtgtgagtccatgtgtgagtccaggtgtgagtccatgtgtgagtccaggtgtgagtccatgtgtgagtccatgtgtgagtccatgtgtgagtccaggtgtgagtccatgtgtgagtccatgtgtgagtccaggtgtgagtccatgtgtgagtccaggtgtgagtccaggtgtgagtccaggtgtgagtccaggtgtgagtccatgtgtgagtccaggtgtgagtccatgtgtgagtccatgtgtgagtccatgcgtgaatccaggtgtgagtccatgtgtgagtccatgcgtgaatccaggtgtgagtccaggtgtgagtccatgtgtgagtccatgcgtgaatccaggtgtgagtccatgtgtgagtccatgcgtgaatccaggtgtgagtccaggtgtgagtccatgtgtgagtccaggtgtgagtccatgtgtgagtccatgtgtgagtccaggtgtgagtccatgtgtgagtccatgtgtgagtccaggtgtgagtccatgtgtgagtccaggtgtgagtccatgtgtgagtccatgtgtgagtccatgtgtgagtccatgtgtgagtccaggtgtgagtccatgtgtgagtccatgtgtgagtccatgtgtgagtccatgcgtgaatccaggtgtgagtccatgtgtgagtccatgcgTGAATCCAGGTGTGaatccaggtgtgagtccatgtgtgagtccatgcgtgaatccaggtgtgagtccaggtgtgagtccatgtgtgagtccaggtgtgagtccatgtgtgagtccatgtgtgagtccaggtgtgagtccatgtgtgagtccatgtgtgagtccaggtgtgagtccatgtgtgagtccatgtgtgagtccaggtgtgagtccatgtgtgagtccaggtgtgagtccaggtgtgagtccatgtgtgagtccaggtgtgagtccaggtgtgagtccaggtgtgagtccatgtgtgagtccaggtgtgagtccaggtgtgagtccaggtgtgagtccaggtgtgagtccatgtgtgagtccatgtgtgagtccaggtgtgagtccaggtgtgagtccaggtgtgagtccatgtgtgagtccatgcgtgaatccaggtgtgagtccaggtgtgagtccatgtgtgagtccaggtgtgagtccatgtgtgagtccatgtgtgagtccaggtgtgagtccatgtgtgagtccatgtgtgagtccaggtgtgagtccatgtgtgagtccatgtgtgagtccaggtgtgagtccatgtgtgagtccaggtgtgagtccaggtgtgagtccatgtgtgagtccaggtgtgagtccaggtgtgagtccatgtgtgagtccaggtgtgagtccaggtgtgagtccaggtgtgagtccatgtgtgagtccaggtgtgagtccaggtgtgagtccaggtgtgagtccatgtgtgagtccaggtgtgagtccatgtgtgagtccatgtgtgagtccaggtgtgagtccatgtgtgagtccaggtgtgagtccatgtcCACTGTCCACTGTGGGACTTGGGGGTCTCCACCCAAACGTGGACATGTGATTTCCAGGCTCCAGGAGGGAACCCTTCCTCTCAAGTCAAGCACAATGCTCCAGTCTACGATGTGGAGTCCAGCTGAGCTCCACGGTGCCATCCAGTGGACACACATTGAAGGGGTCTTTGGGAAGCAGCTGAAGTGACTTGTCAACATGTGACTCCCTTTTGCGACTGGAGTTCGTCCCAACATCTGAAGCTCAGCTGGCCAATCGCAACGTGACTTGGCAGTCACCTGTGGACTCCTCCCACCTGCCCCAGCACCTGACTCCTCCGCAGCTTCTCAGCCCCACGTCTCAACCAGCGGACCGGCACCTGACCCCTGTCTCTGGTCAGCTGCTCTGGTTAGCTCTGGTTTTTGCGACCGTCGTGTCTGGTGCCTTTGATTGAAAGGTCAAAAGACACCTCATTTGAAGAAGGACGTCTGAGGACCTGGACCTCCAGGTGCCCGGGTCTTTCAACTCTGACCCTGTGATCATCAGATGTCCTCATGAAATGTGGCTCTTCTGAGCCGACCAGTGTCCTGCAGACTCAGCCGACAGTCCAGACCTCTGGCTGAAGTCTTGAAGCGTGGAACTCAGAGAGACCTCAGAGAGACTGTGGAGGAACCAGAGCAGAGATGTTTCACGCCTCACCACTGATGAACGGCTTCTTCTGTTATGATTCCATTAGCTCCCCGCAGTCTCTGCTggagctcctgctcctctgtggGGCCCGGCTGCAGGGGGCACATGAGTGACCCCGGGTATGTCACGGGGTCACGACCTCAGAGATCGAGAGTGACTTAACGCCGGCTTCACCGTCTCAGGTGGAGCTGCACCGTGAAGAGCCgcgctgctggtgctggtgctggtgctgggcCCCACCAGTCAGGTGGCGGTGTTTTCCCTCCAATATTTGGGGCTGGATGATTGATAAGGTGTAAGTAACCAGGGGGAGGACGCCATGATGCTGGTGGTGCTGTGGTGATTGACGACGCTCTTTAATGACCTGTCAGATGGCGGGAAAAATGAGCGGCcgagaggtcacatgactgggccGCTGCTCTCCGCTGAGCGCGGAGTCTGGAGTCACAGTGAATCTGGCAAGAGCAGTCCTGCTGGAGAGTCAGaagagccgccgccgccgctctgaCTCTGGCCGTCCAGGTGGCGCTCCACCGCCGCTCTGACTCTGGCCGTCCAGGTGGCGCTCCGCCGCTGCTCTGACTCTGGCCGTCCAGGTGGCGCTCCGCCGCCGCTGCTCTGACTCTGGCCGTCCAGGTGGCGCTCCACCGCTGCTCTGACTCTGGCCGTCCAGGTGGCGCTCCGCCGCCGCTGCTCTGACTCTGGCCGTCCAGGTGGCGCTCCACCCCCGCTCTGACTCTGGCCGTCCAGGTGGCGCTCCACCGCCGCTCTGACTCTGGCCATCCAGGTGGCGCTCCGCCGCCGCTCTGACTCTGGCCGTCCAGGTGGCGCTCCACCCCCGCTCTGACTCTGGCCGTCCAGGTGGCGCTCCACCGCCGCTCTGACTCTGGCCGTCCAGGTGGCGCTCCACCGCCGCCGCTCTGACTCTGGCCGTCCAAATGGCGCTCCACCGCCGCCATCATTCCCCCGTCAGCACTTTTGTTATTAAAAGTGCTGGAATGTGACGGTGCTTCATCACAGCAGTGGGAGGTGTCTgaccccctcacacacacacgcacctccCGCTACAACAACACAGAAATGAAATCCAAACACACCGAGGCGCCGTGGTGAAGCCGGCGAGGAAGACCACTGATGAAGGTGCCTGTCCTGAGGCTTGTGCTTCACTGGCGACAGGACGCTTTCACCGGGTCTTCTCCGGTTCGGGAAGCCTCTCTCCTTCCCGGGTCAGATGTTCCAGATCGGGTCTCCCGTCTGGGTCCAGTGCAGTGATTTGTTGCTCCGACTGAAGCTGCAGCCAGATACCATCATGGAGGAGTGGAGCGAGCCACCATCCATCTCTGCGAGGCCCCGGCACCAGCTGACCACACGTCTGAGTGGACAGGAAGCTGCTCCAGGCGCTTCCTGCCGAGGCGCCGGGCTCCTTCTCTGCTGCGCTGACCGAGCCTCTGTCTCTGATCCTCTCCTCCGCCTCGCCTTGTTCCTTTCACTCTTGTTGAACAAAAGTGTTTCCAACTCCTGAGCTCCGAGGGTCGGGATCCGTCTCTGTCTCCAGGTGGCGCCGCAGCCACGCCTCCTGGCCTCTTGGCCTGGAGCCACGCGTCCGAGCCTGATGTCCAGAGCTGAGGTGGCCGCAGACTCAGGCGAGGTCTTACCATGACGCATCAGCCAGAGGAACAAGGAGGatcctcctgctgcagaaagGCTTCAAAATCTCAAAGGAACCAGAGCTGCTCACGTTCGGCTTGATGACGGTGGCGCTTTCATCTCACACCTCTCCGAAGCCTCTGAGTTTGAAATGCAGCCGTGGAGACCTCGGCCTGCTGGGAGAGCTTCCTCAGGTGCTGCAGCTTCTGAGCTGGGTCCCAAGTGTGAGGCAGGTTTGGCTCCTCCTCTGGTGGCCAGGTCATTCAGAGCAGGATTTGGACCACATCAGCGAGTGTTTATCCACATGCTGCGAGCTCCCGTCAGCTGACACGCCgaggctcctgctgcagctccgcCAGCCGCCAGCGCTGAGTTGAATCCAGGGTCACGGCTTGTTGCGGCCAGCGGCAGACTAGATTTCCAGATGGTGAAGTCACCATCTATCTCTGCTCATCAGCCTGAGCGAGATCCAGCCCGGActcccacgcacacacacacactcactcactccggtgtttgtcttcctagctcagtgaggacctctcactgcCGTCACCCTGTCCCCAGCCTCCCTCCCTGGACCTCACCGTCTCAAACACCTGGCTGAACTGAAGCCTCGCTCTGAACACAAGTGGAGCCCAGTGACCCGGCTGTTTGGTTGTtcaaccctcaaactgaggcttgacgcAGCGAGGacctgccaaaatgtcctcacaaagctcATACAGGTCCTCACACAGACAAGAACAGTCCAAGAAGACAGGCGTGCGCTGCTGAGTCTTCTCTGTTTCACAGTGAAAGTGTCAGTGAGACACGcgcaactgtgtgtgtgtgtgtgtgtgtgtgtgaaccagACGACTCTGGAACACGCAGTCCAAAACCAGTGCCGGACTGGAGCTGGACGGGGTGCAACAGGGTGACCGCCGACAGGaagccatgtttgtgtgtgttgtcatgacaacaaagAGATAAATGGAGGCGCACCAGGGAGAGAGAGGGCGCGATGACCCTACATGGCTCCACAGCGAACTGACGCTGTTCTGACGCTCATGGTCgccacacgcacacgcactcacaccTGAGTTCACCGTTTTTAATTTCTCTGTCGCTTGGTCGATGTCGCCTCCCGCGTGGATTTCTCAACCGATCCGCTTCAAACACCTTTAAATCCGGATCGACAGAAGCGCGTGAAGTGCGCGCCGCTccctgcgtcctgactctcacacacGCTTGTGTGACTTTCCTTTTTAGCTCAGGTGATTCAGTTGCTCCTTGAAATGGCCGCAGGAGACGCGTGACAGCGACGTCGCTGCGAAAGAGAATTCCGAGGAACAGCCGTCTTCAAAAATCTGCCTTTTAACAGGCGTCCAAGCACCAACACACACCTtcgttattgttgttattatattgatgatgatgatgatgatgataataatgatgataataataatattaatattattattgttattattattattgttaataataataataataataataataataatataatactgttattattattattattattattattattattattattattattattattattattattattattattgataataataataatacatggaTAAATAAATGACGATCGGCCCGAGAGCAACCACCCTAACCTCAATTCCcagtgacacacacatgaaaatgaTTTCTACATTTTAACTGGGCGACTGTGAGTGTCACTTTAGGCGGGCGGACACGCTTCTGTCGTTGGGAATTAAAAGTCACTCCAAATCCATGTTTGATTTTATACTTGATCCTGTCGTCACATGCTGCTGCGGCGCCACGGACACGAGCGAGAAGAGCCGAGGCCTCGAGGCCGCGGCCCCCCGGGCCCCGCCCGCTCCGCGGCCCCGCGTGACAACACGGCGGGACAAAGCCGCTCGGGAGAGACGGAGGAGCGCGGGTGGGTCGGAGCCCAAGTCCCGCGAGGCCTTCCGGGTGAGTCCAGCTGAGCTCGCCTCAGCTTCACCGGCGTCAGAAGACGGTGAAGACTAGGGCGCAGTGTTCAACGCGCGGGACAGACGCGACCGGCTGTGTAGGAAGAAGAACACGTGTCCTCTGAAGCGTCATTGGTCATGATTGAAAACGAGAGAAACATCGAGGAGAGGCTCTGGCACCAGCCGTCAGACAGGCGCGTGGCTCCCGCCTGGACCTGGACAAACAGGCCGCAAACACGGTTCTTGTTTTGGTCTTCACTCTCCAACTTTCTGCGCTGAAACAAAGGGCTGAACAGCCCGTGTTGTTGTGCGGGTTGTCAGTCTGGAGGCGCCTGTGgggtccccccccccccccccgcccccggTCCCACGTCAGCCCTGACTCCGCCCCCCGCcgtcctgactctcactcaCGGGAGTGAAAGTGGGATCCTCCTCCCTGCTCCtcactcctgcagcagcagtgagcgGAGCCTCCTTCCCTGGAGCACAAGTGGCCGGGACCCTGGACTGTGCTTCTGCTGCCATGACCTGGTGCCGCCGCCGGACCCAGGAGTAGTGACCCCGGCGACGCTCTCGCTCTGGCCGCACCCTCCCGGCCCGGCATGGCTTCAGACCTCAACTCCCTCCTGACCTCTGTGCCGCCGGCTCCCAACCCGCTGCCGGTCAGCTCGGCCCCTCAGTGGGCCCCCGTGCTGGACTTCCACACGGCGGCCTCACCCTACTCCTCGCTGGGCGCCACGCACTCCTTCATCAAGCAGGAGCCCGGCTGGGGGGCCTCGGCGGACCCCCACCACCTGGACACGGACCCCCACTGCGGCCTGAGCGCTTTCACCGTGCACTTCTCCGGGCAGTTCACCGGGACCGGGGCCTGCCGGTACGGGGCGGCCTTTGGACCCCCGCCGCCCGCCAGCCAGCCGCCGCCGGGCGGCGCCCCGCACCACCACCAGCCCCCCGCCAGGATGTTCGGCGGCCCGCCGTACCTGACCAACTGCGTGGACGCGGCGCCCGCGGCCCGGAACCAGACAGGTGGGTGAGGAGTGGGCTGGAGAAAGCCGGGTCAGGCGGGCACGAGACAGAGCTGGCTCTGAAGGGCTCTGATCCCAGTGAGTCGGGGCCGACGGCGAGTCCTTCATCTGCTCTGGAGGACAGCTGAGAATATTGGAAATCAAAGGGTAAAAGTGTAGCAGCAGGCAGACGAGAGCTATTGCGTTCTTGTCCTTCACTCTGGCAGGAAGCGGAGCAGGAATCAtgtgaagacgagcggagcacAGTGCATGGGACATCACTGAGGGACTGTGGAAAGAGAGGAGCAGGCGCAGGCAGGGAGCGCGGCGCCAGAGCTGTGGTGGGCGTAGAGGCCACGGTGGCGGTCCGAAGGAATGAGCGTGCGAGCGGGACTCGCGGGCTCCCTCACACCGGGCACCAACCCTCTCCAGCTGGGCGGTTTGCAATAACACTCTTGTTCGGGAGTCACGACAGTGCTGGACGACCTTTGACCCGCCTTATCAGCCGGGCACTGCCCAGCGCGGGGTCGTGAAGAGGCTGGGCTGGGCCAGGTGTCCCAGGTCCTGCCAGCGAGACCCAGTGTCCCCGGAGCCACCGGCTCGCCTGGTCTCTGTGTTTCCTGCTCTGGCCAGGATTTCAGTGGGAAAACTGAGCCGGGGATTTCCATCCTCCGGGTTTTCCACttgactgcacacacacacacacacacacactcgggcaCGTCTGTCCCTCTcgatccttgtggggacctcacctgaaccaggactgagACCCAGTTACGTGGAAGTCTTCATCCCCAAATTGAGGCTgtaccttgtgaggacctgaaaaaggtccccacaaggaggtgtttcaTCAAGAAGTGGTCCCCACCAGTGAGGATAAACCAGGTAGACGCACTCACACGTGAGAGCAAGATAAatgacgacacacacacactctcagaagCGAGTTTGGCGCatgagccgtgtgtgtgtgtgtgtgtgtgtgatgttttgtGAGGACGTGCCTCTGTGGAGCCGGTGGGCCGCGGCCCTCGGACCCACTCCCCTGTCAGCCCTGTGTCAccgcctcctctctctctctctctctctgtctctgtctctgtctctgtgcgGCAGGTTACGGGCCCATGGCGTTTGACGGCGGCGCCGGCGGCTACGCTCACCCTCCGTCTCACCACGGCTCTCAGTTCTCCAGTCACTCCTTCAAACAGGAGGAGGCGCTGTGTCAGCAGGGCGCCATGGGTGAGTGTGTCCTCCTCGCGTCACGGCGCCACCACGGCGTGGCGTGCTTGAGCTTGAAACGCGCTTTGCCCGAGACCCTGGTGACAGCAGGCCAGCGGCAGAGGCTCGGCCCGACATCCCATAATAGCTGAGGGAGTTTCCTCCGGTCCGGCCCGACGTCTCGGCCGTGACCTCGGCTGTCGGACGTATAAATCAGCCACATCCTGACTCACTCCCTCGCCGCCCCCTTTCATCCGCCGCCGCGACGTGAAACGCTGGGAGCACCAGGCGGACGTGGACACGGGGCAGGGCCGCAGTGGCTCTCCCCAGCGTTGACCTTGACGTGGAGCAACAGTGTTGGGCAGCAGGAGactgaacgtgtgtgtgtgtgtgtgtgtgtgtggcaggggAGCAGCAGTATCCGGTGCCTCCTCCTGTCTACAGCTGCCACACGCCCTCGGACCTGCTGAGGAACCCTTACAACAGGTAACCACTCACACACCGACGCTGCCCCCGCTGGACGGGAGGCTCTCCTCTGCGCCGTGTGTCGGGCTCTCTGcccctgtgaggacctctcctggcagacaaaaggtcctcacaagtgtaCACACGGAGGCAGGGCTCTCATCTGCGGCGGCCTGGTCCCAACAGGACTGTGTTGACTCTGCAGACCGTCAGCCAGAACAGCAtgaaacacactctcacacacacactggcgcgGGGGTCAGTGGGAGGATGAGTGGGAGGGTGAGGAATCTTCAGGTCATTGTGTTCGGCACATGACAGCAGCAGGAGTTTCACTTCTGGGTCCTGTGTGGACCTTCACTCCCGGCTCCAGAACACGTCCTGCTCGCCCCCCCCACTGTGGCTGGGAGCCAGGCTACGTGCACGCTCGCGGCGCGTGCGTCCTCCTTATCTGAGCACGTCTGCGCTGTAAATCTGCAGGGAAGGAATGTGCGGCGCCTCCGGACCGGGCCGGTACCAGGCACGGTGCTGAGATGGAAGAGCGAGCGGGGCGGGAGGGCGGAGCCGAGGACACGCCCCCCGGCCGCTGTCACGTGACTCAGCtgctcctctctgtgtgtctgcagccacgcggcggcggcggcgagctACGACGGCGAGCCCAGCGCGCCCATGGTCTACAGCTGCAGCACGCAGTACCGCATCCACACGCACGGGGTCTTCAGAGGGATCCaggtagcacacacacacacacgcctctgtccttgtggggaccgaccCCCGAACACGTGACTCCAACTCAGGCTAACAGAGTGGGGACCAGCTGCAAACTCTCACTGGTCCTCGCAGAGATgcaggacacacactcacacacacacaaacagagctgCCTCTCACTCCTGGGGTGAGCAGGTCACAGGCGTCTCACACTGAGCGTCGAGGCTCATCCATCAGGCGGTTTTTAATTGTCTTCTGTCAGCGGTCCTCAGAGCCAGACCGGACCCGCTCCAGGACCGGGCCCGACCCGTGGCTCTGGTGCTCAGCAGAGATCTGGgcctgaggtcatgtgacccagcaGCAGCGTTATTGATGGGGGGCTGTGTTGtctgggggtggggggtggggtggggggtgtcTCTCTGATGAACGAGTCCCAGAGGGCCGCGGTCAGACTCGGGTCGTGTCACCGCTAATCATGGTCTCATGAACAAACAGCCGAGCAGACGAGTTCCTCCAgggagagtcagagtcagggagAGTCACTGAGAGAGTCGGAGTCAGTGTGAGCGATGCCTGTGGTGAGTCTCCATCTCAGTGGAGTGCTGGGTTCAAACACGGCTCCCCACATCTCACTGTGTGATGAGTCTGAGGGCTGCGGTGAAGCAAGTGCGGCCGAGGCTCCGCCTCACGCAGGATGGTCTCCCTCCTGTGGACCCAGTGAGGGGCCCGGTGCTGTGGCCTGCTCTTCTGACGccggcgtgcgtgcgtgcgtgcgcatgtgtgtgcagGACGTGCGGCGGGTGCCCGGCGTGGCTCCGGCGCTGGTGCGCTCGGACGGCGGCGAGAAGCGTCCCTTCATGTGCGCTCACCCCGGCTGCAACAAGCGCTACTTCAAGCTCtcccagctgcagctgcacagccgcaaacacacaggtgaggccgccgccgccgccgccgccgccgccgccgccgccgggcGCCTCGCCTGAGCGACCTCTGTCATGTGAGCAGGAGAGAAGC
It contains:
- the LOC128770623 gene encoding Wilms tumor protein homolog isoform X5, with the translated sequence MASDLNSLLTSVPPAPNPLPVSSAPQWAPVLDFHTAASPYSSLGATHSFIKQEPGWGASADPHHLDTDPHCGLSAFTVHFSGQFTGTGACRYGAAFGPPPPASQPPPGGAPHHHQPPARMFGGPPYLTNCVDAAPAARNQTGEQQYPVPPPVYSCHTPSDLLRNPYNSHAAAAASYDGEPSAPMVYSCSTQYRIHTHGVFRGIQDVRRVPGVAPALVRSDGGEKRPFMCAHPGCNKRYFKLSQLQLHSRKHTGEKPHQCDYADCGRRFSRSDQLKRHQRRHTGLTPAAQQPRTTSAPLCSALSLCLSVCVCVRACVRSALVQVSNPSSARRVRDSSLGLTTLRLTPGLIQVKQVRSPSPAAGPAARSASPAATSWCATTTCTRGT
- the LOC128770623 gene encoding Wilms tumor protein homolog B-like isoform X1; protein product: MASDLNSLLTSVPPAPNPLPVSSAPQWAPVLDFHTAASPYSSLGATHSFIKQEPGWGASADPHHLDTDPHCGLSAFTVHFSGQFTGTGACRYGAAFGPPPPASQPPPGGAPHHHQPPARMFGGPPYLTNCVDAAPAARNQTGYGPMAFDGGAGGYAHPPSHHGSQFSSHSFKQEEALCQQGAMGEQQYPVPPPVYSCHTPSDLLRNPYNSHAAAAASYDGEPSAPMVYSCSTQYRIHTHGVFRGIQDVRRVPGVAPALVRSDGGEKRPFMCAHPGCNKRYFKLSQLQLHSRKHTGEKPHQCDYADCGRRFSRSDQLKRHQRRHTGLTPAAQQPRTTSAPLCSALSLCLSVCVCVRACVRSALVQVSNPSSARRVRDSSLGLTTLRLTPGLIQVKQVRSPSPAAGPAARSASPAATSWCATTTCTRGT
- the LOC128770623 gene encoding Wilms tumor protein homolog isoform X7, which codes for MASDLNSLLTSVPPAPNPLPVSSAPQWAPVLDFHTAASPYSSLGATHSFIKQEPGWGASADPHHLDTDPHCGLSAFTVHFSGQFTGTGACRYGAAFGPPPPASQPPPGGAPHHHQPPARMFGGPPYLTNCVDAAPAARNQTGEQQYPVPPPVYSCHTPSDLLRNPYNSHAAAAASYDGEPSAPMVYSCSTQYRIHTHGVFRGIQDVRRVPGVAPALVRSDGGEKRPFMCAHPGCNKRYFKLSQLQLHSRKHTGEKPHQCDYADCGRRFSRSDQLKRHQRRHTGVKPFQCETCQRQFSRSDHLKTHTRTHTGEKPFTCRWPSCQKRFARSDELVRHHNMHQRNLSKLQLAL
- the LOC128770623 gene encoding Wilms tumor protein homolog isoform X6; translated protein: MASDLNSLLTSVPPAPNPLPVSSAPQWAPVLDFHTAASPYSSLGATHSFIKQEPGWGASADPHHLDTDPHCGLSAFTVHFSGQFTGTGACRYGAAFGPPPPASQPPPGGAPHHHQPPARMFGGPPYLTNCVDAAPAARNQTGEQQYPVPPPVYSCHTPSDLLRNPYNSHAAAAASYDGEPSAPMVYSCSTQYRIHTHGVFRGIQDVRRVPGVAPALVRSDGGEKRPFMCAHPGCNKRYFKLSQLQLHSRKHTGEKPHQCDYADCGRRFSRSDQLKRHQRRHTGVKPFQCETCQRQFSRSDHLKTHTRTHTGKTSEKPFTCRWPSCQKRFARSDELVRHHNMHQRNLSKLQLAL
- the LOC128770623 gene encoding Wilms tumor protein homolog isoform X4; the encoded protein is MASDLNSLLTSVPPAPNPLPVSSAPQWAPVLDFHTAASPYSSLGATHSFIKQEPGWGASADPHHLDTDPHCGLSAFTVHFSGQFTGTGACRYGAAFGPPPPASQPPPGGAPHHHQPPARMFGGPPYLTNCVDAAPAARNQTGYGPMAFDGGAGGYAHPPSHHGSQFSSHSFKQEEALCQQGAMGEQQYPVPPPVYSCHTPSDLLRNPYNSHAAAAASYDGEPSAPMVYSCSTQYRIHTHGVFRGIQDVRRVPGVAPALVRSDGGEKRPFMCAHPGCNKRYFKLSQLQLHSRKHTGEKPHQCDYADCGRRFSRSDQLKRHQRRHTGVKPFQCETCQRQFSRSDHLKTHTRTHTGEKPFTCRWPSCQKRFARSDELVRHHNMHQRNLSKLQLAL
- the LOC128770623 gene encoding Wilms tumor protein homolog isoform X3 → MASDLNSLLTSVPPAPNPLPVSSAPQWAPVLDFHTAASPYSSLGATHSFIKQEPGWGASADPHHLDTDPHCGLSAFTVHFSGQFTGTGACRYGAAFGPPPPASQPPPGGAPHHHQPPARMFGGPPYLTNCVDAAPAARNQTGYGPMAFDGGAGGYAHPPSHHGSQFSSHSFKQEEALCQQGAMGEQQYPVPPPVYSCHTPSDLLRNPYNSHAAAAASYDGEPSAPMVYSCSTQYRIHTHGVFRGIQDVRRVPGVAPALVRSDGGEKRPFMCAHPGCNKRYFKLSQLQLHSRKHTGEKPHQCDYADCGRRFSRSDQLKRHQRRHTGVKPFQCETCQRQFSRSDHLKTHTRTHTGKTSEKPFTCRWPSCQKRFARSDELVRHHNMHQRNLSKLQLAL
- the LOC128770623 gene encoding Wilms tumor protein homolog B-like isoform X2; this translates as MASDLNSLLTSVPPAPNPLPVSSAPQWAPVLDFHTAASPYSSLGATHSFIKQEPGWGASADPHHLDTDPHCGLSAFTVHFSGQFTGTGACRYGAAFGPPPPASQPPPGGAPHHHQPPARMFGGPPYLTNCVDAAPAARNQTGYGPMAFDGGAGGYAHPPSHHGSQFSSHSFKQEEALCQQGAMGEQQYPVPPPVYSCHTPSDLLRNPYNSHAAAAASYDGEPSAPMVYSCSTQYRIHTHGVFRGIQDVRRVPGVAPALVRSDGGEKRPFMCAHPGCNKRYFKLSQLQLHSRKHTGEKPHQCDYADCGRRFSRSDQLKRHQRRHTGLTPAAQQPRTTSAPLCSALSLCLSVCVCVRACVRSALVQVSNPSSARRVRDSSLGLTTLRLTPGLIQVRSPSPAAGPAARSASPAATSWCATTTCTRGT